A window of the Polaribacter sp. HaHaR_3_91 genome harbors these coding sequences:
- a CDS encoding mechanosensitive ion channel family protein, with product MREILDLLNKNYEITNAFSLSIMDVIVLTITLAIAYTVLKLFKKFVNRKLQPENELKVRSIFSYLSWIIYVVIFLVTMSKMGVNLTALFAASAALLIGVGLALQTLFQDIISGVFIMIDKSVRAGDIIELEGKVGRVEEIKLRTTRAVTLNNKVLIIPNHLYLTNSLYNWTQNGNTTRESVKVGVAYGSDVQLVKELLIKAAKSHPSVLINPPVSVLFEDFGDSSLNFKVVFTLSDSFKAQFPQSDIRFEIDRLFREHKISIPFPQRDLHIYSNAQELVK from the coding sequence ATGAGAGAAATTCTAGATTTATTAAACAAAAACTACGAAATTACCAATGCTTTTAGTTTAAGTATTATGGATGTTATTGTTTTGACAATTACTTTAGCAATAGCATACACGGTGCTTAAATTGTTCAAAAAATTTGTTAATAGAAAATTACAGCCAGAGAATGAATTAAAAGTACGAAGTATTTTTTCTTATTTAAGTTGGATCATCTATGTAGTTATTTTTTTAGTAACTATGAGTAAAATGGGGGTAAACTTAACGGCTCTTTTTGCTGCATCTGCAGCACTTTTAATTGGTGTTGGTTTAGCTTTACAAACGTTGTTTCAAGATATTATTTCTGGGGTATTTATAATGATAGATAAATCTGTTCGTGCTGGGGATATTATTGAACTAGAGGGAAAGGTTGGTAGAGTAGAGGAGATAAAATTAAGAACCACAAGAGCAGTCACTTTAAATAATAAAGTATTGATAATTCCTAATCATTTATATTTAACCAACAGTTTGTATAATTGGACGCAAAACGGAAATACAACAAGAGAATCTGTAAAAGTTGGTGTTGCTTATGGTAGCGATGTACAGTTGGTAAAAGAGTTATTAATTAAAGCGGCAAAATCTCACCCAAGTGTTTTAATAAATCCACCAGTTTCTGTTCTTTTTGAAGATTTTGGAGATAGCTCTTTAAATTTTAAAGTAGTATTTACGCTCTCAGATAGTTTTAAAGCACAATTTCCACAAAGTGATATTCGTTTTGAAATTGATAGATTATTCAGAGAACATAAAATTTCAATTCCATTCCCTCAGAGAGATCTACATATTTATTCTAATGCGCAAGAATTGGTTAAATAA
- a CDS encoding sigma-54 dependent transcriptional regulator, producing the protein MSKILIIEDEAAIRRVLTKIISEENESYDVEEAEDGLLGIEMIMNNDYDLVLCDIKMPKMDGVEVLEKAKKIKPEIPIVMISGHGDLDTAVNTMRLGAFDYISKPPDLNRLLNTVRNALDKKVLTVENKRLKKKVSKNYEMIGESAEISQIKEMIEKVAPTDARVLVTGPNGTGKELVAHWLHEKSDRSKASLIEVNCAAIPSELIESELFGHVKGSFTGANKDRAGKFEAANGGTIFLDEIGDMSLSAQAKVLRALQENKIQRVGSDRDIKVNVRIVAATNKNLKVEIEEGRFREDLYHRLAVILIQVPSLNDRREDIPLLVDFFTGKISVEQGTPKKSFSSDAIKLLQEYDWTGNIRELRNVVERLIILGEKEVSANDIKMFASK; encoded by the coding sequence ATGTCAAAGATTTTAATTATAGAAGATGAAGCCGCAATTAGAAGGGTTTTAACAAAAATTATTTCTGAAGAAAATGAATCCTATGATGTAGAAGAAGCAGAAGACGGTTTGTTAGGAATAGAAATGATTATGAATAACGATTATGATTTGGTTTTATGTGATATTAAAATGCCGAAAATGGATGGTGTTGAGGTATTAGAAAAAGCCAAGAAAATAAAACCAGAAATTCCTATTGTTATGATTTCTGGCCACGGAGATTTAGACACTGCGGTAAATACAATGCGTTTAGGCGCTTTCGATTATATTTCTAAACCACCAGATTTAAACAGACTTTTAAATACAGTTAGAAATGCTTTGGATAAAAAAGTTTTGACTGTAGAAAATAAAAGACTAAAGAAAAAAGTAAGTAAAAACTACGAAATGATTGGTGAAAGTGCTGAAATTTCTCAAATAAAAGAGATGATTGAAAAAGTAGCGCCTACAGATGCAAGAGTTTTAGTAACCGGACCTAACGGAACAGGAAAAGAATTGGTTGCACATTGGTTGCACGAAAAATCAGATAGATCTAAAGCGTCTTTAATTGAGGTAAACTGTGCTGCAATTCCATCAGAATTAATAGAAAGCGAGTTGTTTGGTCATGTTAAAGGTTCTTTTACAGGAGCAAATAAAGACAGAGCAGGTAAATTTGAAGCAGCAAACGGAGGTACTATTTTCTTGGATGAAATAGGAGATATGAGTTTGTCTGCACAAGCAAAAGTTTTACGTGCTTTGCAAGAAAATAAAATTCAGCGTGTTGGTTCGGATAGAGATATTAAGGTTAATGTTAGAATTGTTGCAGCGACTAATAAAAACCTTAAAGTTGAAATAGAAGAAGGTCGATTTAGGGAAGATTTATACCACAGGTTAGCGGTTATTTTAATTCAAGTTCCGTCCTTAAATGATAGAAGAGAAGACATTCCGTTATTGGTAGATTTCTTTACTGGAAAAATATCTGTAGAACAAGGAACGCCTAAAAAATCATTTTCATCGGATGCAATAAAACTGTTGCAAGAATATGATTGGACGGGAAACATCCGTGAATTAAGAAATGTAGTAGAACGTTTAATTATTTTGGGAGAAAAAGAAGTCTCTGCAAACGATATTAAAATGTTTGCAAGTAAGTAG
- a CDS encoding GNAT family N-acetyltransferase, with amino-acid sequence MKDLEQKLKNPVWYSLNETHNTSLIKYDGVQFYQPNTCSFGSFFDSGKTANALTAHSKIAEKFFLVSEKGTPTVDDKYVVLEKKINGCQMVLENLISVEITEDIVLLTQEHIDEVYDLIWLVMPGFYQKKGFEMGKFFGIFKDDKLVAITGQRMQTDDFIEISSVVTHPDYTRKGFAKQLIHHTTKEILKEKKLPILHTNKGNTAISLYEKLGFKLSRDMNWWLFRRK; translated from the coding sequence ATGAAAGACTTAGAACAAAAACTAAAAAACCCTGTCTGGTATTCATTAAATGAAACCCACAATACCTCTTTAATAAAGTATGATGGCGTACAATTTTATCAGCCAAACACCTGTTCTTTTGGCTCTTTTTTTGACTCTGGGAAAACAGCAAATGCATTAACAGCCCATTCTAAAATTGCAGAAAAATTCTTTTTAGTTTCAGAAAAAGGCACTCCTACAGTAGATGACAAGTATGTAGTTCTTGAGAAAAAAATAAACGGATGCCAGATGGTATTAGAGAACCTTATATCTGTAGAAATTACAGAAGATATTGTTTTATTAACACAAGAACACATAGACGAAGTATATGATTTAATTTGGTTAGTAATGCCTGGTTTTTATCAAAAGAAAGGCTTTGAAATGGGTAAGTTCTTTGGTATTTTTAAAGACGACAAATTAGTTGCTATTACAGGACAACGAATGCAAACTGATGATTTTATTGAAATTAGTTCTGTAGTTACACATCCAGATTATACTAGAAAAGGATTTGCAAAACAATTAATTCATCATACAACTAAAGAAATTTTAAAAGAAAAAAAACTTCCTATATTGCATACCAATAAAGGAAACACCGCAATTTCACTATATGAGAAATTAGGTTTTAAATTAAGTCGAGATATGAATTGGTGGTTATTCCGCAGAAAATAA
- a CDS encoding ankyrin repeat domain-containing protein — protein MNILNTFFEAIQSVNINVIETLLKRFPKLANAQDKRGFTPLVFATYFDKIEIAETLINHKANVNHRDAKGNTALLGVAFKGNVDIAKLLLKNNANINTQNNLGYTPLIFATMYNQPKMVAFLLEQNADLSLKDKENKSALDTAKAKNFTEIISLLDSKEATYLQTF, from the coding sequence ATGAATATCTTAAATACTTTTTTTGAAGCAATTCAATCTGTAAATATCAATGTAATAGAAACACTTTTAAAAAGGTTTCCAAAATTGGCAAACGCACAAGATAAAAGAGGTTTTACACCTTTAGTTTTTGCTACCTATTTTGATAAAATAGAAATTGCAGAAACTTTAATAAATCACAAAGCAAATGTAAATCATAGAGACGCTAAAGGAAACACCGCTTTATTGGGTGTCGCTTTTAAAGGCAATGTTGATATTGCAAAACTTCTTTTAAAGAATAATGCAAATATAAATACACAAAACAACCTTGGTTACACTCCTTTAATTTTTGCGACTATGTATAATCAACCAAAGATGGTGGCATTCTTATTGGAACAAAATGCAGATTTATCTCTTAAAGATAAAGAAAACAAATCTGCTTTAGATACTGCAAAAGCTAAAAATTTTACAGAAATTATTAGTTTATTAGATTCAAAAGAAGCTACTTACTTGCAAACATTTTAA
- a CDS encoding ABC transporter ATP-binding protein — protein sequence MKNLLEVNNVVKNYGDFRALNDVSLHIPKGCVFGLLGPNGAGKTSLIRIINQITMPDSGSIILDGEVLAPHHTAQIGYLPEERGLYKSMKVGEQALYLAQLKGLSKAEAKKRLKYWFDKFDISAWWNKKIEELSKGMAQKVQFIVTVMHNPKLLIFDEPFSGFDPINAQLIAKEILQLRDEGATIIFSTHRMESVEEMCDEIALIDKSNKILDGKLDDIKRQFRTHTFQVGLHTEHPKEVEAKLKENFEVFPSNFKLLNDSLTMNIKLTEGNSANDLLSFLTSKGEVQHFVELIPSANDIFIQAINKNS from the coding sequence ATGAAAAATTTATTAGAAGTTAATAATGTTGTGAAAAATTATGGTGATTTTAGAGCATTAAATGATGTTTCATTACATATACCTAAAGGATGTGTTTTTGGATTATTAGGTCCAAATGGAGCAGGAAAAACATCTTTAATTAGAATTATAAATCAAATAACAATGCCAGATAGCGGATCTATTATTTTAGATGGAGAAGTATTGGCACCGCATCATACAGCACAAATTGGTTATTTACCAGAAGAACGTGGTTTGTATAAATCTATGAAAGTAGGGGAGCAAGCCTTGTATTTAGCACAATTGAAAGGATTGAGTAAAGCCGAAGCGAAAAAACGTTTAAAATATTGGTTTGATAAATTTGATATTTCTGCTTGGTGGAATAAGAAAATTGAAGAGCTTTCTAAGGGAATGGCACAAAAAGTTCAATTTATTGTTACGGTAATGCACAATCCTAAATTATTAATTTTTGATGAACCTTTTTCTGGGTTTGATCCTATAAACGCGCAATTAATTGCCAAAGAAATTTTACAACTTCGTGACGAAGGTGCAACCATCATTTTTTCGACCCACAGAATGGAATCTGTAGAAGAAATGTGCGATGAAATTGCTTTGATAGATAAATCGAACAAAATTTTAGACGGTAAGTTAGACGATATCAAGCGTCAATTTAGAACACATACGTTTCAAGTTGGCCTGCATACGGAGCATCCTAAAGAAGTAGAAGCGAAATTAAAAGAGAATTTTGAGGTTTTTCCATCAAACTTTAAATTATTGAATGATAGTTTAACCATGAATATAAAATTAACAGAAGGGAATTCTGCAAACGATTTGTTATCATTTTTAACAAGTAAAGGAGAAGTACAGCATTTTGTAGAATTGATACCAAGTGCAAATGATATTTTTATTCAGGCAATAAATAAAAACAGTTAA
- a CDS encoding peroxiredoxin yields the protein MATAVGKKFPDLNVDAMNEMGDTFKVNVLEEAVNNNKKVVLFWYPKDFTFVCPTELHAFQAALGEFEKRNTIVIGASCDTPEVHFAWLSQAKDNGGIEGVTYPLLADSNRNLSSILGILDITNETFDEATQTIQVEGDNVTYRATYIIDEEGVVQHESINNMPLGRNVGEYLRLIDALTHVQEKGEVCPANWEEGKDAMSPDAKGTAAYLASH from the coding sequence ATGGCAACAGCAGTTGGAAAAAAATTCCCAGATTTAAACGTAGACGCAATGAATGAAATGGGCGATACATTTAAAGTGAATGTATTGGAAGAAGCGGTTAATAATAACAAGAAAGTAGTGTTATTTTGGTACCCAAAAGACTTTACATTTGTATGTCCTACAGAATTACATGCTTTTCAAGCAGCTTTAGGTGAATTTGAAAAAAGAAATACTATTGTTATTGGTGCTTCTTGTGATACTCCAGAAGTTCATTTTGCATGGTTAAGTCAAGCAAAAGACAACGGAGGTATCGAAGGTGTTACATACCCACTTTTAGCAGATAGTAATAGAAATTTATCCTCAATTTTAGGTATTTTAGATATCACTAACGAAACTTTTGATGAAGCTACACAAACTATACAAGTAGAAGGAGATAATGTAACTTATAGAGCTACTTATATTATAGATGAAGAGGGTGTTGTACAACACGAAAGTATTAATAACATGCCTTTAGGTAGAAATGTTGGTGAATATTTACGTTTAATAGATGCTTTAACGCATGTACAAGAAAAAGGTGAAGTTTGTCCTGCAAACTGGGAAGAAGGAAAGGATGCTATGTCTCCAGATGCAAAAGGAACAGCAGCTTATTTAGCTTCTCACTAA
- a CDS encoding DUF6268 family outer membrane beta-barrel protein: MKRYIIVLVLFVSLSTNAQLTDLARVEYSFIPKKKSDDQYTRIRALFNYPIKIKEDSYLIIGSEFNRIFLNLKDEYPFDTSLLENINVIDLNLAYTHKMSDHWRVAYSFTPRLAATLTKKITSEDFFINGGLFFIKDRTKDKSVIKPYRLTLGLTYNTTAGIPFPLPLINYFRQVNEKWSYTVGVPKMNLKYKINPVNSLQSFVGLDGYFAHLKTPIIMDNKEADNISLSVLVAGLGYDYQLTKHLVLFAYSGYTVRLSNVLRDKDRKHVYTLDKVNAFYLRTGIKFKI; the protein is encoded by the coding sequence ATGAAGAGGTATATAATTGTTTTAGTATTATTTGTTAGTTTATCAACAAATGCACAGTTAACAGATTTAGCAAGAGTAGAATATTCTTTTATTCCTAAAAAAAAATCTGATGATCAATATACTAGAATTAGAGCGCTTTTTAATTATCCTATAAAAATAAAAGAAGATAGTTATTTAATAATTGGTTCAGAATTTAATAGGATATTTTTAAATTTAAAAGATGAATACCCTTTTGATACATCGTTATTAGAGAATATTAATGTTATTGATTTAAATTTAGCATACACTCATAAAATGAGCGATCATTGGAGAGTTGCTTATAGCTTTACACCTAGATTAGCAGCAACCTTAACCAAAAAAATAACGAGCGAAGATTTTTTTATTAACGGAGGTCTTTTTTTTATAAAAGATAGAACAAAAGATAAAAGTGTAATAAAACCATATCGTTTAACTTTGGGTTTAACATATAATACAACTGCGGGTATTCCTTTTCCGTTACCTTTAATAAATTATTTTAGGCAAGTAAACGAGAAATGGTCTTATACAGTTGGTGTGCCTAAAATGAATTTAAAATATAAAATAAACCCAGTAAACAGTTTACAATCTTTTGTTGGTTTAGATGGTTATTTTGCACATTTAAAGACGCCAATAATTATGGATAATAAAGAAGCCGACAATATATCTTTATCTGTATTGGTGGCAGGTTTGGGCTATGACTATCAACTTACAAAGCACTTAGTTCTGTTTGCATATAGTGGTTACACTGTTAGGTTGAGTAATGTTTTAAGAGATAAAGACAGAAAGCATGTATATACTTTAGATAAAGTAAATGCGTTTTATTTAAGAACAGGTATTAAATTTAAAATATAA
- the katG gene encoding catalase/peroxidase HPI, whose protein sequence is MENLKHGSGDISQCPFHGGNTTNETNNDWWPNSLNLDILHQHDTKVNPLGEEFNYHEALKSLNVEALKEDVTKLMTDSQDWWPADWGHYGGLMIRLSWHSAGSYRVSDGRGGGGTGNQRFAPLNSWPDNASLDKARRLLWPIKKKYGDKLSWADLIILAGTIAYESMGLKTYGFAFGRTDIWQPEKDTYWGNEKEWLAPSDERYNDVEDASTMENPLAAVQMGLIYVNPEGVNGKSDPAKTALHIRETFARMAMDDEETAALTAGGHTVGKAHGNGDASILGPEPEAAPIENQGFGWSNPTGTGVGRDTVTSGIEGAWTTEPTKWDNGFFDLLFGYEWELTKSPAGATQWAPINIKEEDKPVDVEAPSIRLNPMMTDADMAMKVDPIYRKICEKFSKDHQYFSETFARAWFKLTHRDMGPKVRYYGPDVPTEDLIWQDPIPTGNKEYDVNLVKEKISNTDLTVAELVSTAWDSARTYRGSDMRGGANGARIRLAPQKDWVGNEPERLNKVLDILTPIATEFGISIADTIVLAGNVGVEKAIKKAGFNTTVPFTAGRGDATDEMTDAASFEPLEPVADGYRNWLKQEYIVSPEEMMLDKTQLLGLTAPEMTILIGGMRVLGTNYGGTKHGVFTNNEGALTNDFFVNLTDMGNTWNSVGEGLYEIRDRKTDAFKWSATSVDLVFGSNSILRSYAEVYAQDDNKEKFVNAFVKAWTKVMNADRFDNK, encoded by the coding sequence ATGGAAAACTTAAAACATGGTTCTGGAGACATTTCACAATGTCCATTTCACGGAGGAAACACAACAAATGAAACTAATAATGATTGGTGGCCAAATTCTTTAAATTTAGATATTTTACACCAGCATGACACAAAAGTAAATCCACTTGGTGAAGAATTTAATTATCATGAAGCCCTTAAAAGCTTAAATGTTGAGGCTTTAAAAGAAGATGTAACCAAACTAATGACAGATAGTCAAGATTGGTGGCCAGCAGATTGGGGGCACTATGGAGGATTGATGATTCGTTTGTCATGGCACTCTGCAGGATCTTATAGAGTTAGTGATGGACGTGGTGGTGGTGGAACCGGAAACCAACGTTTTGCTCCTTTAAATTCTTGGCCAGACAATGCTAGTTTAGACAAGGCAAGACGTTTACTTTGGCCAATTAAGAAAAAATATGGAGATAAATTAAGTTGGGCAGATTTAATCATTTTAGCGGGTACCATCGCTTATGAATCTATGGGATTAAAAACCTATGGTTTTGCATTTGGTAGAACCGATATTTGGCAACCAGAAAAAGATACCTATTGGGGTAATGAAAAAGAATGGTTAGCTCCAAGTGATGAGCGTTATAATGATGTAGAGGACGCTAGCACAATGGAAAACCCATTAGCAGCCGTACAAATGGGATTAATTTATGTAAATCCAGAAGGAGTTAACGGTAAATCTGATCCTGCAAAAACCGCTTTACACATTAGAGAAACTTTTGCTCGTATGGCAATGGACGATGAAGAAACTGCTGCATTAACTGCAGGTGGTCATACCGTTGGAAAAGCACACGGAAATGGAGATGCAAGTATTTTAGGACCAGAACCAGAGGCTGCTCCTATTGAAAACCAAGGTTTTGGCTGGTCTAATCCTACCGGAACTGGAGTTGGTAGAGACACTGTAACAAGTGGTATAGAAGGAGCATGGACAACAGAGCCTACAAAATGGGATAATGGATTTTTCGATCTTTTATTTGGTTATGAATGGGAATTAACAAAAAGTCCTGCAGGAGCTACACAGTGGGCACCAATCAACATTAAAGAAGAAGACAAACCTGTAGATGTAGAAGCCCCTTCTATTCGTTTGAACCCTATGATGACAGATGCAGATATGGCCATGAAAGTAGATCCTATCTATCGTAAAATCTGTGAGAAATTCAGCAAAGACCACCAATATTTTTCTGAAACTTTTGCACGTGCTTGGTTTAAATTAACACACAGAGATATGGGGCCAAAAGTTAGATATTATGGTCCAGATGTACCTACTGAAGATTTAATTTGGCAAGATCCAATTCCTACAGGAAATAAAGAATATGACGTAAACCTTGTTAAAGAAAAAATTTCTAATACAGATTTAACAGTTGCAGAATTAGTTTCTACCGCTTGGGATAGTGCAAGAACTTATAGAGGTTCTGATATGCGTGGAGGAGCAAATGGTGCTCGTATTCGTTTAGCTCCTCAAAAAGATTGGGTTGGTAACGAACCAGAGAGATTAAACAAAGTATTAGATATTCTAACTCCTATTGCAACAGAATTTGGAATTAGTATTGCAGATACCATTGTTTTAGCAGGTAATGTTGGTGTAGAAAAAGCAATTAAAAAAGCTGGTTTTAATACAACTGTTCCTTTTACTGCTGGACGTGGAGATGCTACCGATGAAATGACAGATGCAGCTTCTTTTGAGCCTTTAGAACCAGTTGCAGATGGATACAGAAACTGGTTAAAACAAGAATATATTGTTAGTCCAGAAGAGATGATGTTAGATAAAACACAACTTTTAGGTTTAACAGCTCCAGAAATGACAATTTTAATTGGAGGTATGAGAGTTTTAGGGACTAACTACGGAGGAACGAAACATGGAGTTTTTACAAATAATGAAGGTGCCTTAACAAATGATTTCTTTGTAAACTTAACAGATATGGGAAATACTTGGAATTCTGTTGGTGAAGGTTTGTATGAAATTAGAGACCGTAAAACAGATGCTTTTAAATGGTCTGCAACAAGTGTAGACTTGGTATTTGGTTCTAATTCAATTTTACGTTCTTACGCAGAAGTATATGCGCAAGATGATAATAAAGAAAAATTTGTAAATGCATTTGTAAAAGCTTGGACAAAAGTGATGAATGCTGATCGATTTGATAACAAATAA
- a CDS encoding ABC transporter permease, translating to MSKLKLIIEREFIAKVRNKSFIMMTFLSPLLMIGMGALVYFLMQKNDEKVKEIVYVDNSGMFSKEDFKDSKTIHYTDYTALGIEETKKKVEEGNYYGALIIPKQDSLELLAKSIEFYSTDSPGMSVMSSMENKIETKIRHLKLNNFGIDIEKIEASKINTDIKMYNFSGEESSKLINGLKIGVGAIAGYLLMMFVMIYGTSVMRSVIEEKTSRIIEIIVSSVKPFQLMLGKILGNASAGLLQFLIWGIILFVISIVASSVFGVDMVEMQSARVPAEQMEAVNQATAGDKGQMIVQEILKLPILKMFVLFIFYFLGGFMLYSSLFAAVGAAVDNETDTQQFMMPIMLPLILGVYVGFATVINDPHGSIAVLFSHIPFTSPIVMLMRVPFGVSWYELVISMALLMVTFVFMVWLAAKIYRVGILMYGKKPTYKDLYKWLKYKG from the coding sequence ATGAGCAAGTTAAAATTAATAATAGAACGCGAGTTCATAGCAAAGGTTCGTAATAAATCATTTATAATGATGACTTTTTTAAGTCCGTTATTGATGATTGGTATGGGAGCTTTGGTTTATTTTCTGATGCAAAAAAATGATGAGAAGGTTAAAGAAATTGTTTATGTAGATAATTCTGGAATGTTCTCTAAAGAAGATTTTAAAGATTCTAAAACCATTCATTATACAGATTATACTGCTTTAGGAATTGAAGAAACAAAGAAAAAAGTAGAAGAAGGTAACTATTACGGAGCATTAATTATCCCAAAACAAGATAGTTTAGAGTTATTGGCAAAATCTATAGAATTTTATTCTACAGATTCCCCAGGAATGTCTGTAATGAGTTCTATGGAAAATAAGATTGAAACTAAAATTAGGCACCTAAAACTGAATAATTTTGGTATTGATATAGAGAAAATAGAAGCTTCTAAAATTAATACAGATATTAAAATGTATAATTTTTCTGGTGAAGAATCATCCAAATTAATAAACGGATTAAAAATTGGTGTTGGTGCCATTGCTGGTTATTTATTAATGATGTTTGTAATGATTTATGGTACTTCGGTAATGCGAAGTGTTATTGAAGAAAAAACAAGTAGAATTATAGAAATTATTGTTTCGTCTGTAAAACCATTCCAACTGATGTTGGGTAAAATTTTAGGAAATGCCTCTGCAGGTTTATTGCAGTTTCTAATATGGGGAATTATACTTTTTGTGATTTCTATAGTAGCGTCTTCTGTATTTGGAGTAGATATGGTAGAAATGCAATCTGCAAGAGTACCTGCAGAACAAATGGAAGCTGTAAATCAAGCAACAGCTGGAGATAAAGGTCAGATGATTGTACAGGAAATTTTGAAACTACCAATTTTAAAAATGTTTGTTTTATTTATTTTTTACTTCCTAGGTGGTTTTATGCTGTATAGTTCTTTATTTGCAGCTGTTGGTGCCGCGGTAGATAATGAAACGGATACACAACAATTTATGATGCCAATAATGTTACCTCTTATTTTAGGAGTTTATGTTGGTTTCGCAACTGTAATAAATGATCCTCATGGTTCTATTGCTGTGTTGTTTTCTCACATTCCGTTTACAAGCCCTATTGTAATGTTAATGAGAGTTCCTTTTGGAGTTTCTTGGTATGAATTGGTTATATCTATGGCATTATTAATGGTTACTTTTGTATTTATGGTTTGGTTAGCGGCTAAAATTTATAGAGTAGGTATTTTAATGTATGGTAAAAAGCCAACTTATAAAGATTTATATAAATGGTTAAAATATAAAGGGTAA
- a CDS encoding co-chaperone YbbN produces the protein MVQELTEDNLQEIVNGNDKVVVQYSATWCGNCRIMKPKFKKLASENGNVTFVIADAEKFPESRKLADVSNLPTFATFEGGSLKNQTQTNKFDVLKELVNEVI, from the coding sequence ATGGTACAAGAATTAACAGAAGATAATTTACAAGAAATTGTAAATGGAAACGATAAAGTAGTTGTACAATATTCTGCAACATGGTGTGGAAATTGTAGAATTATGAAACCAAAGTTTAAAAAGTTAGCTTCAGAAAATGGAAATGTAACTTTTGTGATTGCAGATGCAGAAAAATTTCCTGAAAGTAGAAAATTAGCAGATGTAAGTAACTTGCCAACTTTTGCAACTTTTGAAGGTGGTAGTTTAAAAAATCAAACACAAACAAACAAGTTTGATGTGTTGAAAGAATTAGTAAACGAAGTAATTTAA
- a CDS encoding SGNH/GDSL hydrolase family protein, which produces MMNKVKYFFGAIVSVPLLPFLYFQGKNIRKKVPKLPEAKEPKGFINGNFNKTLNILSIGESTIAGVGVGHHKNGFTGSLSNTLSINLKSNINWRVYARSGYTVAQVCKKIIPKIEETSTDIIVIGMGGNDAFTLNSPKKWADSIENLINLLQNKFPSTPLFFTNMPPIKEFPAFTKPIKFVIGNLVEILGKRLQNVTQDRKNVFYYNEVITLKKWSKKHSLSKNNSKIYFSDGVHPSELTYKVWGEEMANFITKKIPS; this is translated from the coding sequence ATGATGAATAAAGTAAAATACTTTTTTGGTGCAATAGTTTCCGTGCCATTATTACCCTTCTTATATTTCCAAGGAAAAAACATTCGAAAAAAGGTCCCAAAACTTCCAGAGGCCAAAGAACCAAAAGGTTTTATAAATGGTAATTTTAATAAAACGCTAAATATACTTTCTATTGGAGAGAGCACTATTGCAGGCGTTGGTGTAGGCCATCATAAAAATGGATTTACAGGGTCTTTATCAAATACACTTTCTATCAATTTAAAGAGTAACATAAATTGGCGCGTATATGCCAGAAGTGGTTATACTGTAGCACAAGTCTGTAAAAAAATTATTCCTAAAATTGAAGAAACATCTACAGATATTATTGTTATAGGTATGGGAGGTAATGATGCTTTTACCTTAAATTCTCCAAAAAAATGGGCTGATTCAATAGAAAACCTCATCAATTTATTACAAAACAAATTTCCTAGCACTCCTCTATTCTTTACAAACATGCCTCCTATTAAAGAATTCCCTGCATTTACAAAACCTATAAAATTTGTAATTGGTAATTTGGTAGAAATTTTAGGAAAAAGACTTCAAAATGTAACACAAGATAGAAAAAACGTTTTTTACTATAATGAAGTCATCACCCTAAAAAAATGGAGTAAAAAGCACTCTTTATCTAAGAACAATTCTAAAATTTACTTTAGCGATGGGGTGCATCCGTCTGAATTGACCTATAAAGTTTGGGGAGAAGAAATGGCTAATTTTATCACAAAAAAAATCCCAAGTTAA